The DNA sequence CGTTTCGGGGGAGAAATGCAGTGGAACAAATCTTACCGTGGCAGTGATCAGGTGTACGGAGAAAGTATTTATACCAACAGGGCAGAGGTTTTCGGATTGTACGAATGGCCCATGAAGGAGCATATTGTAACTCAGTTTTCCTACAACTACCATGATCAGAATTCATTTTATGGATCTAATCCTTTTAATGCCACGCAAAAGGTAGCTTTTGTACAAACATATTGGGACAGAAGTTTTGGGAAACATGATATTACTGCCGGTCTTACTTTCAAAAGAACTTTTTACGACGACAACACTCCGGGAACATTAGCTGCAGATGGCATCACGAATGCTCCGATGAAATCTCCGATCTGGGGAGCGTTTGTCCAGGATCAGTGGGAAATTAATGATAAAAATACCTTGTTGCTGGGATACCGATATGATTATGATAAAGTGCATCATTCCGTACATTCGCCGAGGTTCGCGTGGAAATTTTCACCCAATCCGTATCATACGCTGCGTTTCAATTTTGGAACAGGTTTCAGAGTGGTTAATTTATTTACGGAAGATCACGCTGCATTAACAGGTTCAAGAGAAGTTGTGGTAAAATCAGATCTTAAGCCGGAAAGATCGGTGAACGGAAACCTGAATTATATATGGAAAATTCCTGTAGGAAACCGAATGGTGAATCTTGATGCTTCTGCATTCTATACCTATTTCAGTAATAAAATTGTGGGAGATTTTGATTCCGATCCTGATAAAATTATTTATGATAATCTTCACGGATATGGAATTTCAAGAGGAGCTTCCCTGAACGTTGATTTTGCATTTCAGTTTCCGCTGAGTGTCAATTTGGGAGTAACTTATCTTGATGTATATCAGAAATTTGATAATGAAAATCAAAAAACACAGCAGCTGCATGCTCCAAAGTGGAGTGGAACGTATAACCTGACCTATAAATTTCCGAACAATCTGACGGTAGATTTTACCGGACAGTTTTATGGACCGATGCGACTTCCTATTTTAGTGAATGACTACCGCCCGGAATATTCACCATTCTATTCATTGGCTAATATTCAGGTGTCCAAGACATTTAAATCAGGATTTGAAGTGTACTGCGGAATTAAGAATTTATTCAACTTTACCCCTAAAGATCCTTTGATGAGACCGTTTGATCCATTTGATAAACATGTTGATGATCCAGTCAATAATCCCAATCATTACACTTTTGATACGGCATACGGTTATGCTCCAATGCAGCGTATCAGAGGTTTCCTGGGAGTAAAATATACTTTGAAATGAAAAAAATAGCTTTATTTTTAATGTTAGTGCCCTGTTTTTATCTGTCTCAGATGAAGACAGGCACTTTTTCTGATCTTGAGGTACAGCAGAAAGAAAACCCTAAGCCGGTTGTTATTCACCTTTATACAGACTGGTGTGCGGTCTGTAAAATTGAATCTTACCGTTTGAGTAAAGATAAAGAGCTGATGAGTATGATGAATGATCATTTCTATTTTGTAAATTTTGAGGCAGAGAAAACAAAGGAGAAAATTCATTTCCAGGATCAGGATTTTGAATATCTGCAGAATGGAAATTCAGGAATTCATGAATTAGCACTTGCTTTGTCAAAGAATAAAAATCAGCCCGTTTATCCTTTATGGGTATTCCTGGATAAGGATCAGAATCTGGTGTATTATCAGGAAGGGCAGATGACGCCTGAAAAAATGAAGGAGAAACTATTGGAAATTTCTGCTTTGTAAATCGGGAGATTTTTGTTGGGAAACGCAAAGGCGCAAAGTTTTTTCTTTTATTATGCTGTAAGTCGCAAGGATTTTATCTGTGATAAAATTGTATATTCCTAATACTATATACATTAAATCCTTACTGAAAATCTTTGATTTTTTGCGCCTAAAACAGCATCATATTTATTTTCTTTGTGCCTTTGCGTTTTCCAACAAAATAAATTAAATATTAGCATCTATCAGCACAGCCAGCTGAACACACGGCTCATCAGAACGGTTGCTCCACGCATGATTGGTTCCCCGCTGAATGACAATATCGCCCGGTTTCAGAAGCGTTTCTCCTTCTTCCATAATCAGATAGAGTTCACCGGAAAGGATAATGATATAGTCCAGTGTCGGAGTTTGTTGCATCATCGGATGAGGTTCATTCTTTTTCCACTCAACCCCTAAATCTTTATCAGGCGGAACCACTACATACCGGAAGTAAGTGCCGTTTTTGGGAGTTTGTGGAAATCCGATGTTAGGAATTCTGGTTTCAAATTCCAGGCTTGCTGGCATTGTCTGTGTATTCCACACGTCCGAAATGATCAGTCCAGGAAAATGTTCCACTGCATTTTCTACCTGCTGGTCTTCTACAATGATCGATTTCCCGTTTTTAATTCCTGTTACGATCCGTCTTGGTATTTTGTTCATAAGTTAGTGTTTCATGATAAGTTTATGACCTTGTGTCTGATTGTTTTTTAATAGAGAATGCGCCTGCAGAACGGTGTCCAGAGAAAGATTTCCTATGAGTTTATACTGTGGAGGAAGAATCGTTTCGTTTTCAATGAGCTTTTTTATTTCAAGTAAGCTGTTCTTGTAATACTCATATTTTTTGATCATTCCGTAAGTATAATTGGAGATATTCATAATCAAAGTTCCTTTGTTGAATAATTCTTCATGAGCATCCTTAGTGACTAAAGCTGTTACGTCTACGTAAGTTCCATTAATTTTTAAAACTTTAGCAGTCACTTCTGACATATAATTTCCTACGAGATCGATTCCATATTCAAAAGGTTGATCATTATTGGCTTTTAAAATATTTTCAATAAGGTTTTCATCTCTGTAATTAATGATCTGATGACTTTTTAATCCTAAATTAAGAAGCATCTGCCGGTTTTCTTCACTGCCAACGGTTGCTGTGATCTGCCGGATATTATGGGCCAATAAAAGTTTGATCAAAAATGAACCAACGCCTCCGGCTGCACCTGTTACAAGAGCTGTATTTTCCGGATTTAACTTCAGACGGTTAAAGATCTGTAAAGAGGTAAGTCCTGCGGAAGGAATGGAAGCCGCCTGTTCAAATGAGATATTCTTAGGTTTAAAAGACACAATAGCTTCAGGTACGGCAATATATTCTGCGTAAGTACCGTTGCTTCCCATAGAGCCGCTGCCGCAATAGACCTCATCACCAATATTGAACTGTGTAACTTCGGGACCTTTGTCAACAATGATTCCTGATAGTTCTCTCCCTAATATGGGTGAACTGATCAGTTTACGTTCAAGTTCATTTTCCAGCATCTGGTAATCTATAGGATTGAAACCACTGGCTTTAATCTGGATTAAAACCTCATTATCTTTAGGTTTTGGCTGTTCAGTAAAGCTGTCTTCCAGCTTTCCGTTTTTATTTAAAATAACTGCTTTCATTATTGTTAATTTGATACACAAATGTAAAGAGGGAATAGTTTATATTTGCTACTAGTTAACTAATGGTAACTAGTTACCTTCATGAAACTATTATGGCAAAAATTACTGAAAACGGCATCGAAAGAGAAGCCAGCTGTACGGAAGAATTGTTCGCAATGCGGGACAGTCTGGATGTTTTAGGAGGAAAATGGAAACTGATGATTTTACGATATCTGACAAACAGACCGGATCAAATGATCCATTTTAAAAAGCTGGAACGCGGTATTGAAGGAATATCCGCCAAAATGCTGAGCAAAGAATTAAAAGAACTGGAAACAAATCTTCTGATCACAAGAACCATTCAGGACACGAAACCTATCACGGTAACGTATGCAGTAACCGAATACGGGAAGTCTGTATTTCCGGTGACTGAAACATTGGTAAACTGGGGAATAATTCATCGGGAGAAAATCAAAGAATCAATGGGATAACTATAAAATATTGGAAACGCAAACACGCAAGATTTTTCCTTTAAATATGCCTTAAGGCGCAAGGATTTTATCTTTGATAAAATTTAATTCTGTTGAATTTTAACTGAAACAAACTTGCTGAAAATCTCCCATTGAGCGAAGTCGAAATGTTCTTGCGCCTTAAAGCAGTATGTTATTAAATTTCTTTGCGCCTTTGCGATTACTAATAATATAGCTTCATAGAGAAAAAATCAACTAATCTATGTCGATAAAAAAATCCTCAAACCCATGCAGAGTTGAGGATTTTAAATAATACCAAATTGTTTATTAATTTTTATCTAGCCAGGACTGTACAAGTTCAGAATGATCTTTCACCCATTCTTTGGCAGTAGCTTCTTTATTTTTACTCTGTTCCATTTTCATTAAAAGATCAGACATGTTTTCATCATCAAAATGAAGTCTGGAAAAGAATCTGGCCAGTTCCGGATGGTCTTTACCAAAGCTTTTTCTGGAATAGGTTTTAATCTGTTCTGCTTCTCCATATATCTTTTTGGGATCATCAAGAAACTTAAGCTTCATCTTTCCAAACATCCAGTGAGGCTGCCATCCGGTTACCACAATCCATTCTTTTCGTTGTATGGCATTCTGCAATTCGGTGATCATGGCAATGGTAGAGGAGTTGATCTGTTGATAATCCAGTTTATAGTCAATAATTGCTTTGTCA is a window from the Chryseobacterium indologenes genome containing:
- a CDS encoding TonB-dependent receptor plug domain-containing protein — translated: MKRILFSITFLSSYCFAQETDSLSLQANKNLDSARVTRKEIKTSTIEDVVVTGTIKPMSRSKSPVAVEIYSQKFFQKNPTQSIFEAIAMVNGVKPQLNCSVCNTGDIHINGLEGPYTMILIDGMPIVSSLSTVYGLSGIPNSLVDRIEVVKGPASSIYGSEAMGGVINIITKNALTAPKLSVDMMTSTWSENNLDLSTKFNVGKNAASLLSLNYFSFQERIDQNKDNFTDATLQSRISVFNKWNFKRKENRQASFAMRYLYEDRFGGEMQWNKSYRGSDQVYGESIYTNRAEVFGLYEWPMKEHIVTQFSYNYHDQNSFYGSNPFNATQKVAFVQTYWDRSFGKHDITAGLTFKRTFYDDNTPGTLAADGITNAPMKSPIWGAFVQDQWEINDKNTLLLGYRYDYDKVHHSVHSPRFAWKFSPNPYHTLRFNFGTGFRVVNLFTEDHAALTGSREVVVKSDLKPERSVNGNLNYIWKIPVGNRMVNLDASAFYTYFSNKIVGDFDSDPDKIIYDNLHGYGISRGASLNVDFAFQFPLSVNLGVTYLDVYQKFDNENQKTQQLHAPKWSGTYNLTYKFPNNLTVDFTGQFYGPMRLPILVNDYRPEYSPFYSLANIQVSKTFKSGFEVYCGIKNLFNFTPKDPLMRPFDPFDKHVDDPVNNPNHYTFDTAYGYAPMQRIRGFLGVKYTLK
- a CDS encoding thioredoxin fold domain-containing protein; translation: MKKIALFLMLVPCFYLSQMKTGTFSDLEVQQKENPKPVVIHLYTDWCAVCKIESYRLSKDKELMSMMNDHFYFVNFEAEKTKEKIHFQDQDFEYLQNGNSGIHELALALSKNKNQPVYPLWVFLDKDQNLVYYQEGQMTPEKMKEKLLEISAL
- a CDS encoding cupin domain-containing protein is translated as MNKIPRRIVTGIKNGKSIIVEDQQVENAVEHFPGLIISDVWNTQTMPASLEFETRIPNIGFPQTPKNGTYFRYVVVPPDKDLGVEWKKNEPHPMMQQTPTLDYIIILSGELYLIMEEGETLLKPGDIVIQRGTNHAWSNRSDEPCVQLAVLIDANI
- a CDS encoding NADP-dependent oxidoreductase, whose translation is MKAVILNKNGKLEDSFTEQPKPKDNEVLIQIKASGFNPIDYQMLENELERKLISSPILGRELSGIIVDKGPEVTQFNIGDEVYCGSGSMGSNGTYAEYIAVPEAIVSFKPKNISFEQAASIPSAGLTSLQIFNRLKLNPENTALVTGAAGGVGSFLIKLLLAHNIRQITATVGSEENRQMLLNLGLKSHQIINYRDENLIENILKANNDQPFEYGIDLVGNYMSEVTAKVLKINGTYVDVTALVTKDAHEELFNKGTLIMNISNYTYGMIKKYEYYKNSLLEIKKLIENETILPPQYKLIGNLSLDTVLQAHSLLKNNQTQGHKLIMKH
- a CDS encoding winged helix-turn-helix transcriptional regulator; this encodes MAKITENGIEREASCTEELFAMRDSLDVLGGKWKLMILRYLTNRPDQMIHFKKLERGIEGISAKMLSKELKELETNLLITRTIQDTKPITVTYAVTEYGKSVFPVTETLVNWGIIHREKIKESMG